taatatacaagtttcaccttttaaatggaattagtgaaataaactttttgatgacattctaattatatgaccagcacctgtatatatttatatattgcaCTTTTCGACACCATTGACTGTTACTACCATCACACCTCGTCACACTGATTTATAGACACACCTGTTTTGCTCACTGAACCAGGAAACAGGGATCAGATGAGTTCATagaaactgaaactgaagtgtagttgagctgttgcttgtttgtgtctctgtcttcatgcagtaaaatggcagaagccagaTTTTCTCAGGATGAGTTCATGTGTCCAGTGTGTTtggatctcctgaaggatccagtgaccatccactgtggacacagttactgtaagatCTGCATTACAGGTtgctgggatcaggaggatgagaagagagtctacagctgccctcagtgcagacagaccttcagtccaagacctgctttagGTAAAACCACCATTCTGGCTGAaatggtggagaaactgaagaagactacacttcctgctgactgttacgctggagctggagatgtgcagtgtgacgtctgtactggaagaaaacacaaagccgtcaagtcctgtctggtgtgtctgaactcttactgtcagaatcaccttgaacaacatgagagtttctttaaaggaaagagacacaatctgactgaagccactggacgactgcaggagatgatctgcccGAAACACGACAAGATCCTTGAGGTTTTCTGCCGCACTGATCAGAAGTGTATATGTCTGCTGTGTACAATGGATAAACATAAAAACCACGACACTGTATCAGTTGCtgcacagaggacagagaaacaggtatgaaTTTCAAGAGGTCCCATTATGCTCATTTACAGGCTCATAATTTTGTTtatggggtctactagaatacaTTGACATCATTTAATGTCTGTTTTCACCCTCTGTCTGAACACTGTGTTTCAATTTCTTTAAAACCCACCTTCCAAAAATTGCAGTCTGCGCTGATTGGTCAGTCAGTCCCAGTATGTTGTGattggagggatgctggaaaaaTTGTCACTGGGACAGTGCAATGACTGCTGTTTATACTCTAATAATGATGAGAAAATCACATTCTTCCCTACCATATGGTAGgacgaaaaacagtatgtaacaAGATAAATAAGTCAGATTTCACTATATTCATGAAAGAGTAAGCAAAAAGTATCTGGATGACCTACTTCTTCCAGTGAAATTCTGAAGTTGAttcatacgatggacactttttgtgaatgacagtgaagcgacgcaactgacgctggtgggttacatgataatgacaacatggcgaatgtagtacGTCCGGGTACTACAcactcatactatatagaacatatttttttagcgtttgtgaagtaattacttacTTAAAATGtatacctactcaagagagtatgtgattttggatgcagcctaaaaattcataaaatgtataaaaatttaatattaatataataataatgtaatataataaaaaccttTAACCTTACCATGCAAGATCTTTAACCCCTCAATCTCACCATTTCACTGATACTGGATTCATATCtgttgtagcaaattagctcaaaagggaaatatgaataattaatcataactcgttataattaatcataaatatttgaatcagttaatcaaattaacttaatgtagcCGAGTTAATATGTAAGGACTgaggacgaaccagacaaatgaatcattcagatgattctttcgaAACATAATTCCAGAAACCCAAGCTCAGAGAATCTAATTTGGTTTCTAATTTTGGAAACAAAATGGTCACCAGAAGATAAAGTTTGGTAAAGTTATCGAATGGTTGAATGAAAGTATGTTGTGtttgatatatattttaatctctTCTTCTCATTTaaatcatggcttgaatgaaatctgtgttaaatgtatcatattccatTTAATACAAATTATGTCTAAATGGTACTCTCTGCCAAAGCTGGTAATTACAGAGACCGGAGATaacgtttattttattattgggGGCGGAGAAAAGCCACCTTTGAAAAAAGATGATATCTGATTGGTTATTGGCTCACAGAGGTGGGACAAACACCTAAGTTTATATAGTCACATCACAAGACAAAGAATGAGTAACAAAGAGTAACAAAAAAAgaccagaagaaaaaaaaagaaagcgaTAAGATTTAGCTGACATGGGacagacaagcagctcattTAAGCCATCCAACTTTCACTCACTTCTCGTTTCCTTTacttaacaattttttttttccgttgagAGCCTTGTGTTCTAAGTTTTGCCCCAAAGTATAACCAATGACTTCTGCCACCTCAACTTTAAATCCAGCCACGACAAGAGACTTCCTTTCATTTCGTCAGCATGCTCAAACGTGATTGAACTACAATCCGGACTAAAAAAGAGCCTGCAACAAAGAAAAGGACGACGATGAGGAGTTTCACATTTGAAGTCATTTGAAGTGGACAAGCAAATACCTCCAGATTCTAaagctgaactggtgcattaaattaatgattcatggtttGTTCAGGTCAGAGAAGAAATAATGCTCATTTCATTCTCGCTTAAAACTCTTTTTCCACACATTTCCTTTCTTTCAACATGtatgaatgtttgtgtgtgtgcgtgtttgtgttagattagtttgtgttagaataaataaagtctgtagattttaaaagaaagcgtcttgtattatgtgcttgtaaaatttaatgtcttaaactgtcaaTCTTAAAAGTTACCAtgctctaatcagtgttttcacgataGTGAATAATCATATCCtctacaagagcttattacgaTCCAGGCAGATGAACGCTGGACGAttcagttgctcggtcgtaaacTAAATGACtctttataatttatataatataatttgatttgtttttagtCCTACAAacattacaatcaattaatctgttCGGCCAAcgaacactcagtattgatcATCTACCAACTCTTCAGAAAGGATATTTTCTGTGACCACAGAAAAATAACTCTTTCTTAGCATGTAGCTGCCTATCGTATAATCATTATCAGGGACATTGGTTTATAGGCAGATCAGAATCACCTTGCAAGAATGTGcacacaagttttatttaactaaatcacgaacacataactagactaaacacacACGCTTATATAGGAAATGAGAGAGTGGAAATGAATTTGAACTGTAGCATAACAGGGGAAAGGAGCTATGAAAAGCATCATTTAACGAGCTGGAAGAACCATCAGTTCCCTTTCAGTTGGTCACTTTGACGTTACGTCAGAGACTGATGAAATGGGGTCTCGCCCGAGAGCCCAATCACCTTCGAGTGTTAACAAAACGAGCCAATGATACGAAGAGTATCTTGGTCTGCGGAATTTGCATGCGCAAGCTCCGCCCCACACTGTGGGTATAAAAGGAGCAGCGTGAGCAACTCGCATTCAagctttcgcttcggagccgagcACATCGTTGCTTTTCACCGGAGTGTGTCTAGAGCCTGCAGTACTGGTGTGAAGGCACGTTTCAGCGGATTCCAGCTTTCCTGCTTTCTGCCTGTTTTCCCCTGAGTGCTTCAGTACTAAAAGAGCTTTCCTCCTAAAAGAGTAATGGGTTTAAACGgttgcgtctttttaaagatgtcttaCCGCCCGTTTGTTTCCGGATGCGGTCGTTATATTGCTCCTCTTGATGGCCATGATCGCTGTCTTACGTGTTTGGACTTTCAGCACGCTGAGGCggcttttgtggatggttcatgttctcattgcgggaacatgaccaTCAAGATGCTTAGATCTAGACTCGATTACCTTAAACAGTATCGAGTCCCCTCTGCCATACCCCGTTCTTCGGTTACGGTGTGGAATAACCCGACGAGTCAGCCTCCTCGAGCCGCGCCCCCCTCCCAAGCATCTCAGCCGGTGGAGCTCCCGGCGGGCCCTGCTGCCTCCTCCTCTGGGGACCCAGCATCTTGTTCGGGGCTCCAGAGGATGATCGTATGTCGATCTCTGCATCTCAAGGCGGGTTTGAGTCCTCGGGAGATGAAGATTTGGCTGCGTTGCCTCCCTCTGGGAGAGTGGTGTTGTCCAAGTCAGATCCCGAGCTGACGGCCAAGCTTGCCCGGGCAGCTGAGAGCATTGGGTTGGAGTGGAATCCTCCACCCCGTCCTGAATGCTCAAGGTTGGATGATTGGTTCCAGGGGGCTGCATGCTTTGGTGAACGCCAGGGCCCCCCACCGGTTCCTTTTTTCCCGGAAGTGCATGAGGAGATTACCAGTTCAtggagggcacctttaactgccCGAAATCGTTCTGCTGCCTcctccgccttcacctccctcgATGGCGGGGCAGCCAAAGGGTATGCTGGGGTACCCCCTGTGCTTTTCATGGGACGCTGTGCCTCCCATTCCAGCAGCGGCAGTTATTCCGCTGGGTTTGCTCCATATGAGACTGCTTCAGCattggcttcacggccgagtccagAGAAGGGCATGGCAACAGGGCACGCTTCGGGTGACCATCACTCCGGCCTGCAGTTTGACTCTTTCTCTGTGGCGGGACCTGGCTTTTCTTCGGGCTGGAGTTCCCTTAGAACCAGTGTCAAGCATTTTGTTGTGTCAACCGATGCCTCTGCTACGGGTTGGGGTGCCATGTGCAACGGTCATGCTGCGTCGGGCTCCTGGACAGGACCCCAACTTCAGTGGCAtgtcaattgcctcgagttgctgacAGTACACCTTGCTCTGCACCGCTTCAAGGCCCTGCTGAGAGGCAAGCATGTACTAGTCCGAACAGACAATACGGCGACTgtagcgtacatcaaccatcagggcgGTCTACGCTCTCGCCgtatgtcgcaactcgcccacCATCTCCttttgtggagtcagaagcatctgaagTCGCTTTGTGCCATTCATATCCCAGGCCGACACAATCGTGCAGCCAACGAGCTCTCACGACAGTAGTCCTGccccggggaatggagactccatccccagtaggtccagctgatttgggaACAGTTCGGGGATGCTCaagtagacctgtttgcctccccagacAATGCCcattgccagttgttttactctctgactGAGGGCACTCTCGGGTCAGATGCGCTGGcgcacagctggccccggggtcTAAGCaagtatgcgtttcccccagtgagcctcctTGCACAGACTCTGTGCAAGATCAGGGAGGACAAGGAGCAGGTCCTTGTGGTCGCCCCCTATTGGCCCGGCCGGACCTGGTTCTCGGAACTCATGCTCCttgcgacagcccctccctggcctattcctctgaggaaggacttTCTTTCTCAGAGACAGGGCACACTCTGGCATCCGCGTCCAGATCTGTGGAGACTACACATGTGGTCCCTGGACAGGACAGGACGCGGTCGGGTTAGGTACCTTACCACCTCGGGTGGTAGCTACCATCACTTCAGCTCGAGCTTCGTCTACTAGACAGCTTTatgcgctgaagtggaacctctTCGTCACCTGGTGTTCTTCCAGGAATGAGAACCCCTGGACATATCCGATTGGGTCTGTGCTCTCCTTTCTTCAAGAAGGGTTGGATCGTAGGCTGTCTCCTTCCACCCTTAAGGTCTATGTGGCCGCTATTGCCGCCCATCATGACTTTGTTGAAGGAAGGTCTTTGGGgaagcacgacctggtcgttaggttcctgaggggggagAGGAGAATTTTTCCTCCCCGCCCCTCACAGattccctcttgggacctctctTTAGTGTTATCTGCACTTCAGAGAGCTCCCTTTGAACCTTTGCTTTCAGTTGAGCCAAAGTTTCTATCTCTGAAGACTGCGCTCCTGTTGGCTTTGCTTCTATTAAGAGGATCGGGGACCTACAGGCTTTCTCTGTTGACGAAGCATGCCTAGAATTTGGGCCGGACGACTCTCATGTTATCCTGAGACCCCGTTTATTGTTCAAATGTAAGATACTTGCAAATGCTTTAGCTGTTGAGGAgcgttgggttatttttaacctcTACAGAAGTCACACCTTTGAGTTTTGGCTTGACCAATGAGAAAGGTGCAATTTCCAAGAGGGAAATATTATGGAGTCAGCATGTTGTGAAGACTTGACTTTGACTTGATGATTTATTAGATGTTTATCCTGTCATTGGTTTGTCCTTTAGCACCAGCTGAAGGAGACACAGAGGTGgttccagcagaggatccagcaaagagagaaagatcttcagcagctgagagaggctgtggagtcacataaggtgagtctggagaagaaaAGTTTGACAAGTCACAGTCAGGACTCACTGAAGgcactgtgtgattgtgatgtgtgtcctaacagcgctctgcacagacagcagtggaggacagtgagaggatcttcactgagctcatccgctccattgagataagccgctctgaggccacacagcggatcagagatcaggaaaagactgcagtgagtcgaactgaaggacgactggagcgactggagcaggagatcaatgatctgaggaggagagacgctgagctggagcagctttcacacacacaggatcacatccatttcctgcaggtaacagagatctagaagaacaggatcatagtggacttgagcaagagactcagagaaacatttcatgagagcagaatgagcCGTTGACTGAAGAGTTGATCTGTGTGTTCGTTTGTTATATAATCATCAGTCAGGATCTCATCTGATCTTCTTCTTTTGAAAGAGACGCACTCTGGAAATCTCTTGGGAAACATTTTTCTGAAAGTTATCTTGAGTTTCCAGACAGTAACAGCTCAAAATTTAACCAATGTTTAAACTCTTctcttttttaatataacaaTGTGAAATCCTGAACTTGATGGTACCAGTTTCATTAATCAAcaagagctgctcaaatctGACAGTAGCGCAGCTTATTTTCTGAAGTGTGgaggtgatgagctttgatttctgttttctgtagagtttccagtctctctcagctcctcctgaatctacagaCGTAAATGACGATCCCTTCAGTTCTCTCTGCTCTTTTGATGTTGTGAGAGAATCTGTCCTTCATctgagagacaaactggaggatttctgcaaagaggagctgaagaagatctctgacagaggtaaagtcctggagccagttgttcaaaaagtttaatctggatcagaatgatATGAATTTTGAAATCCCATAttttgctatccaggatcaggtaaAACTTTTGTGCCAATTTGGATTGGATCACCCTGATCCAGATACACTTTTTCAGATGACCAAATCTGGATTACTAGTGTTCCCTTTCAAAGGCTACACTCCAAGCTGTGCTTGATCAGCACTATGGGAATGTCTTTAGTCGTGACCAGCTGTgaatatatgtgtaaaacaacGTCAATGAAATTGACCTATATTTATAGCCTTGCGTGATGTCATTGGAATGCGTCGTAGTGAGGCTATAATTAGATGTGCCACCTGTGCATCAGCAGGTCTTTTGTCTTCAGAGTCTTTATTGAGAGAAAAGTATGAGCGAGCAAAGCAAGCAGCGTGTGCCTCCGTGCTCACTTCCTATGTCCGATGCGGACACACACTAGtattgctttgtttgtttggggGAAGAGCACACTGCTCTTGCGTTAGAAGGCGGCAAGTGCGAGCACTGTGATCTCCTCACAGTTAAGATGCTTTGCACTCATTTGGCTTACTTCCAAGAGTCAGCACCCACTGTACATTCATGGGGCTCGCAGATGGATTTGGCTGACGAGGGGGAGACGGGTCCTCCCCTTTCGCCCGCTCTGTCACCTGATTCATGAGTCCTTTCGCGCGATCCTGAAACGCGCTCCGGTGCTTCTTCAGTTCGTGCGGGGGATGATGAATCTCTTTTTGAGTGTGCTGCCTCTGAGCATTCCTCACGTGATGGAAAGCCGTTGAGGAATTACTGGAGGTAGTAACTCAAGCTGTGGCCAGATTACAGCTAGACTGGCCACAAGAAAAAGAGACCCCCAAACGTTCAAAGTTAGAGGATAGGTTTCTGTCCGGTGGCCAGGGGGAGGGATCTCAACGTCAATCTCTCCCCTTCTTTGAGGACCTCCATGATGAATTAACTAAGTCATGGAGAAAACCGTATACTTCCCGGATCTTTGTGCCCTTGACGTTGATTTATTGACTATCATGGGTGCTGAGGAATGGGGGTATACGACGATGCCCCAGGTCGAAGAGACGCTCGTAAGCTATCTCTCGCCTGGATCAGCATCGTTCTTAAAGAAACTTAGCCTCCCCACAAAGCCCTTCAGAACCACCTTAGCGCTTGTGGGTAAAGCTTTTCAAgctgcaggtcaggctggtgctgcTTTGCACACCATGGTGGTGTTGCAAGCGGATCAGGCTGACCTGCTGAAGGATTTGAGTGCGGGTACCACCATCGACGAGGAAGCGTTCTCAGAACTTTGTCGTGCCACAGATCTGTCTCTCCATGCCACCAAGCAGTTGGCCCGTGCTATCGGCCGTTCAATGGCTGCTATTGTCAGCACAGAGAGGCCCCTGTGGCTCAATCTCACTGGCATCAAAGACAAAGACCTTGTTTTTATGCTTGATGCGCCAGTGACACCTTCCGGCCTGTTTGGCGACTCTGTCAACACAGTTGTCAACAGGTTTCGGGAGGTGAAGAAGTCTGAGGACCCTCTTACTGATAGCACCACATTGGCCGAACAGAATATGGTTCTCGGAGATAATATCTCTCCTCGACGGCTTGCCCTGGGCGATACCGAGCAGGAGGGATCTTCTGTCTCAGGCACAGGGGACAATATTTCATCCCTGGCCGGTGATGTGGAATCTTCATGTTTGGACCCTGAGGGGAACCAACTGAGGGACACAGGGCTTTCACCTGAAGTTATCGAGACTATTTTAAATGCTAGAGCTCCCTCTACTAGAACAAGTTATACCAACAAATGGGGTGTCTTTGAAAGATGGTGTACTGCACACAATGCAGATCCAGTAAACTGCCAAATTGCTACAGTTCTGGAAAAGTTATCAACAGGTACATGCCCCGTCACTCTCAGGGTTTATGTGGCCGGCTTGCCACGCTCTGATTGACGGGGTGCCATTGGGCAAGCATGTCCTGCTCTCTCGCTTCGTTCGAGGAGCTAGGCAGCTTAAGCCTCCTTTTAGACTCAGGATCCCTTCATGGGACTTAGCTATAGTCCCGGAGCGCCTAGTTGAGACCCCCTTTGAACCATTAGAGTCAGTTTCTGACAAACTATCaactctgaaaatgtttttttttatggctATAACTTCTCTGAAAAGAAATGGGGATTTGCAGGCTCTGTCTATTGTGCCATCCTGCTTAGACTTTCCGCCAGGAATGGTGAAAGCTATTTTGCATCCTCATCTGCCTAAGGTTCCTTTCTCGAACTTGCATCCGGTCACTCTTGAAGCCTTCTACCCTCCGTCGTTCACTACGCCAGAGCAGGAGAGACTTCATAGACTGTGTCCAGTCCGTGCTCTTCAGACTTACGTCCACCGCACTAACCAGTGGCGTAAGTCAAAGCTACTATTATTCGTTTGTCATGGCCACAACAGGGGTGCGGCCGCCTCAAAACAGACCATGTCACATTGGGTGAGAGATGCTATTGCCCTTGCCTATGAGGCGCGTGGTCAAACTTTGCCAACAGGCATCAGGGCTCATTCCACCAGGGGGGTTGCCTCTTCTAGAGCTTTGGCGGGGGGCGCCCccttacaaaatatttgtgatgTGGCAGGTTGGTCCTCTCCGCACACATTCAAAACGTTTTATAGTTTGGATGTTCATGTTACTCCGGGCTCTCATGTCCTTGAGTCGACATCACAAGCTAGTGTCTGAGACTCTCTGTGCTTGTGACACACTTCACAGCCTGGGGGTCCGGACACACAGTGCGGTGGCATGGGTATTCTCGTTCCCATAGCGCTGATCAAGCGCAGCTTGGAGTGTAGCCTATGAAAGGGAACGCCCCTTCATTGCCACACTGAGATGTCGCAGGACTGCTCTTCAGACAAAAGACCTGCTGATGCACAGGTGGCACATCTAATTATAGCCTCGCTACGACGCATTACAATGACGTCACGCAAGGCTATAAATATAGGTCAATTTCATTGACgttgttttacacatatattcACAGCTGGTCACGACTAAAGACATTACCATAGCACTGATCAAGCGCAGCTTCTTGTTCCTGCCTTttcagggaacagggttacagtgAAGTAACCCAGGGCACTCTACGGAGCCCCtgaagggacatggtgatggggaaaatatgagatggagagaaaaaaatttTTCAGTGCTTTTGCATTTTCTCAGACAAATTTTGCATAGTGTTCactcaagaaactttgcgtttgcaAAGAACTTTTAACTGGTTAATTTCTTATGATTGTGCCAATTGATATATTACAAACAGTgataaactctttaaattaaatatatttttgtttgttatttacaGCTGTTTGGGGATTATTTTATGGTGTCAATCCCTTTTCTACTTTACTGTAGCCTTCTGAAAGGCTTGATATgtagcctaataaaaaaaatgagtctacttctaatttattactttaactgttaaactaatcaagagcaaaataaaaaatatgtggtGTATGTACAACCCGAaatccggaaatgttgggacattctttaaatttgaaaaaagtgaaaactaaaaaaaacagtattttattcacaatagaacatagataacaaatgtttaaacagagaaatgttacacttttatccactaaatgagctcatttcaaatttgatgcctgctacaggtctcaaaaagtTGACACAGGGGCAACAAaaggctgaaaaagcaagatattttgagaagattcagctgggagaacatcaagcaactttttaagttaattgatatcaggtctgtaacattaGCTATAAACGGAGTGTCTTGGAGAGGCAGattctctcagaagtaaagatgggcagaggctctccaatctgtgaaagagtgtgtaaaaagattgtggaatactttaaaaacaatgttcctcaatgtcaaattgtAAAGGCTTTTCAaatatcatcatctacagtgcttaacatcatcaaaagattcagagaaactggagaaatctctgtgcgtaagggacaaggccgaagacctttattggatgcccgtggtcttcaggccctcagacgacaaTGTATCACTCAtcagcatgattgtgtcaatgacattactaaatgggccctgGAATACTTcaagaaaccactgtcggtaaacacaatcctccatgccatctgcagatgccaactaaagctctatcacacaaaaaagaagccatatgtgaacatggtccagaagtgccgtcatgtcctgtgggccaaggctcatttaaaatggactgtttcaaagtggaaaagtgttctatggtcagacaagtccaaatttgacattcttgttggaaatcatggatgccgtgtcctccgggctaaagaggaggtaGTCCTTCCAgtgtgttatcagcgttcagttcaaaagccagcatctctgatggtatgggagtgcataagtgcatacggtatgggcagcttgcatgttttggaaggcactatgaatgctgaaaagTATATAAAGGTTTCCAGATGACGTCTGTTTCAGGGAAGgtcttgtgtatttcagcaagtcaatgcaaaaccacacactgcagctattacaacagcatggcttcgtcgtagaagagtccAGGCGCTGAAtttggccagcctgcagtccagatctttcacctatagagagcatttggtgcatcattaaaagaaaaatacgtcaaagatgaccataaaagaaaaatacgtcaaagaTGACCataactcttcagcagctggaaacctatatcaggtaagaatgggaccaaattccaacaccaaaactccagaaactcataacctcgatgcccagacgtcttcacactgttttgaaaagaagaggagatgctacactatggtaaacatgcccacgtcccaactattttgagacctgtagcaggcatcaaatttgaaatgagctcattttgtgcataaaaaaaaagaagaaagaaatcttagtttaaacattatttattatttattttatctatgttctattgtgaataaaatagtGGCTtgtgtgatttgaaagtctattagttttcattttattcaaatttaaaaaaacttccCAACATTTCCAAAATTCGGTTTGTATATTACTTGatataaatgttgtatttttgaccagttttaaagttttattaaatttttgttCCTGAAATCCACCCTTCTGATGGGATCATTGTAATCCAGATTTTTTGGGTCAAAAGTATCCCAATCTTACTAAAAATTTTTGAATAACCCAGACTGATGATTTGATCCAGATCAAAtcatattagaaatgtcttagtaatggatgcagggatcattttctcttgacatgataatcacactcttcatgtctgttgatttccacagtcactttcaccaacattgttcccagaaccaggaacgacttcctacaatgtaagtcactaagaaaacaagctgaaaaattcagtgtgttcatgtttttcctGTAGAAGGAGACAGAGAACATGATTTACGAGTTTAATAATTGATCATGTAAAAGATGTTTTGCACGGGATATCTGGTAAACTTTACAGAGACACTGCTGATATATTGAACATGAAGAGTTCAGCTTCTTTAAACAATCAGACAGATTCATAattcctgattgtgatgtgttttatctccatcag
Above is a genomic segment from Megalobrama amblycephala isolate DHTTF-2021 linkage group LG14, ASM1881202v1, whole genome shotgun sequence containing:
- the LOC125245303 gene encoding tripartite motif-containing protein 16-like → MAEARFSQDEFMCPVCLDLLKDPVTIHCGHSYCKICITGCWDQEDEKRVYSCPQCRQTFSPRPALGKTTILAEMVEKLKKTTLPADCYAGAGDVQCDVCTGRKHKAVKSCLVCLNSYCQNHLEQHESFFKGKRHNLTEATGRLQEMICPKHDKILEVFCRTDQKCICLLCTMDKHKNHDTVSVAAQRTEKQHQLKETQRWFQQRIQQREKDLQQLREAVESHKRSAQTAVEDSERIFTELIRSIEISRSEATQRIRDQEKTAVSRTEGRLERLEQEINDLRRRDAELEQLSHTQDHIHFLQSFQSLSAPPESTDVNDDPFSSLCSFDVVRESVLHLRDKLEDFCKEELKKISDRVTFTNIVPRTRNDFLQYSHQLNLDLNTVHKHLRLSERNRVITFTNTKQLYFDHPDRFDVYQVLCRESVCGRCYWEIEWSGINGVFISVSYKSISRKGGGNECWFGYNDQSWSLICSSSSYSFWHNNIETKLPVKSISSIIGVYVDHSAGTLSFYSVSGDTMSLIHTVQTTFTQPLYPGFTVCCNSSVKLFMNQNRL